The Pyrenophora tritici-repentis strain M4 chromosome 2, whole genome shotgun sequence genome window below encodes:
- a CDS encoding Carboxypeptidase C (cathepsin A) produces the protein MQTIWLNGGPGQSSMNGLFDEVGPCEIIQEEDGSYGTRPRVWGWDRSSNILFIDQPTQVGFSYDERVNASVDFSEYDPEGLANRKRPSPLPNGVPEWRFKNGTFSSGFISNTEPSTKIAAKASWHFLQGFLSVFPQYNPGTRPDSNVDEPCDVNLFAESYGGTYAPIFADFFEEQNDRRKNGSIPANTLDIRLGSVGIVNGLLDALVAAVTALEFAYDNTYDINGIDLTTFQNSISAVNENMGCRDLLEQCGKVAALQDPDGLGNDNSTNSVCSSASLMCNLAASSTAANGRSLYDYRVKSQVQPSNAFEEYLNDADVLYSIGAPINFTSTSSAVADSFNGRGDSARSTQLSSLAGLLARGIKVALIYGDADVICNWYGGQNYSLELASLVPGYRTAFSQAGYAEIVVNDSYIGGAVRQYGNLSFSRIYDSGHQVPFYQPETAFTVFSRIIQGDDLSTGRDVDLTTFSTKGPSTSDHKNTVPPEPESVCWLRKSETCTDKESTAIAKGEGTVVNGIWIPVGDETATRNGRQTSPTSPKSQPTPTSSVPLTGVFTATSIPSIKKTSAASSLGTDPPFCIPHLTGLHGRGLREVDKVKLFWIAFIPSVVVALFVFFASIRHRRHRASKILDDDAEDILESNTELDDLQPNAFLAPRPSIPMDTIAEASPRPSGDATEPIPQRARRMTTQSQPRCVPPFRASLPDGLSRQTTDVSQTLPTDAAQTLPIPPSDAGAVMSEGQSAASTASLPPPYPTTTSTQPRAEPAPNPPLSERDILPVQSTNNNAGAVPSQDSANVGQLPPPLVSAIEIAPVPPPLQPAPVFFRSAYRHSA, from the exons ATGCAGACGATCTGGTTGAATGGAGGACCTGGCCAGTCAAGCATGAATGGCCTCTTTGATGAGGTGGGACCATGCGAAATCATacaagaagaagacggcAGCTATGGCACGCGGCCGAGGGTCTGGGGCTGGGACCGCAGTTCCAACATACTCTTCATCGACCAGCCCACTCAAGTCGGCTTTTCCTACGATGAACGCGTCAATGCATCAGTAGACTTTAGCGAATACGACCCTGAGGGATTAGCAAATCGCAAGCGACCTTCGCCTCTTCCAAATGGCGTACCGGAGTGGCGTTTCAAGAACGGTACCTTCTCTTCTGGTTTTATAAGCAACACTGAACCCTCGACCAAGATTGCTGCGAAGGCGTCCTGGCACTTTCTTCAGGGATTCCTGTCCGTTTTCCCACAGTACAACCCGGGAACCCGTCCCGACAGCAATGTCGATGAGCCTTGTGACGTCAATTTGTTCGCCGAGAGCTATGGTGGTACCTATGCGCCAATCTTTGCCGACTTTTTCGAAGAGCAGAACGATCGAAGGAAAAATGGTTCAATTCCTGCCAACACATTGGACATCCGACTCGGGTCCGTCGGCATTGTGAATGGTTTACTGGATGCTCTGGTTGCGGCTGTCACTGCCCTGGAATTTGCCTACGACAATACATATGACATCAATGGAATCGATCTTACAACATTCCAGAATTCAATATCGGCTGTAAACGAAAACATGGGCTGCAGAGATCTCCTAGAGCAGTGTGGTAAAGTAGCAGCTCTTCAAGATCCTGACGGTCTTGGCAACGACAATAGTACCAATTCAGTTTGCAGCAGCGCGTCTCTCATGTGCAACCTAGCCGCTAGTTCTACGGCTGCAAATGGAAGGAGCTTGTATGACTATCGGGTGAAATCCCAGGTCCAGCCGAGCAATGCATTCGAAGAATATCTAAACGATGCCGACGTCTTGTACTCGATCGGTGCTCCTATCAATTTCACTTCCACGAGTAGCGCCGTGGCTGATTCCTTCAACGGGA GAGGAGATTCGGCCCGGAGCACTCAATTGAGCTCACTGGCAGGATTGTTGGCTCGGGGCATCAAGGTGGCCCTCATCTACGGTGACGCAGACGTCATATGCAACTGGTATGGTGGACAGAACTATTCTCTCGAGCTTGCTAGCCTCGTTCCGGGATACAGGACTGCCTTTTCCCAGGCAGGATACGCAGAGATTGTAGTGAATGACTCGTACATTGGTGGAGCTGTGCGTCAATACGGCAACCTCTCTTTCTCCCGCATATACGACTCAGGGCATCAAGTACCTTTCTACCAGCCAGAGACCGCTTTCACGGTGTTCAGTCGCATCATTCAGGGCGACGACCTTAGTACGGGCCGCGACGTCGACTTGACTACATTCAGCACCAAAGGGCCTAGCACGTCTGATCACAAAAATACTGTGCCGCCCGAGCCTGAATCAGTCTGTTGGCTCCGCAAATCCGAGACTTGCACAGACAAAGAGAGTACTGCCATCGCCAAGGGAGAAGGTACAGTGGTGAACGGGATATGGATTCCTGTGGGCGATGAGACAGCAACGAGAAACGGAAGGCAGACCTCGCCAACGAGCCCAAAGTCGCAACCTACGCCGACATCCTCGGTACCTCTGACTGGTGTCTTCACTGCGACGAGCATCCCGAGCATCAAGAAGACGTCAGCAGCCTCATCACTCGGGACAGACCCTCCATTTTGCATTCCGCACCTGACCGGATTGCACGGTCGAGGCCTGCGCGAGGTCGACAAGGTGAAGCTCTTTTGGATTGCATTCATTCCGTCTGTTGTTGTAGCGTT GTTCGTCTTTTTCGCATCCATACGCCACCGCCGCCATCGTGCTAGTAAAATCCTCGACGACGACGCCGAAGATATCCTAGAGTCCAACACAGAGCTAGATGATCTGCAGCCTAACGCATTTCTCGCACCTCGCCCGTCAATACCCATGGATACGATAGCGGAAGCAAGTCCACGTCCCAGCGGCGATGCGACGGAACCTATACCACAGAGAGCAAGGCGCATGACCACACAGTCGCAGCCACGTTGTGTGCCGCCATTTCGTGCTTCGTTGCCGGATGGCTTATCCAGGCAGACTACAGATGTTTCTCAGACACTGCCTACAGACGCTGCTCAGACGTTGCCTATACCTCCATCTGACGCTGGCGCTGTCATGTCTGAAGGACAATCCGCTGCCTCGACAGCTTCTCTTCCTCCACCATATCCAACAACGACAAGTACTCAGCCACGAGCGGAGCCCGCGCCCAACCCTCCTCTTTCAGAACGCGATATACTCCCAGTTCAAAGTACAAACAACAATGCTGGAGCTGTGCCGAGCCAGGACAGTGCAAATGTCGGACAACTTCCGCCACCGCTAGTTAGTGCGATTGAAATAGCACCAGTTCCGCCGCCTCTACAGCCGGCGCCTGTCTTCTTCCGAAGCGCGTACAGGCATTCAGCGTGA
- a CDS encoding Atrophin-1 domain containing protein codes for MKTSSILLSLAAAAIAIAQDPFYNITTPPFNLLVASDDGSIDTTLSACHIGAALESLCLSDADFGSSPTTLRPAEFQFNSSIYSQTPDETTSSTGILTWWLRTDADTKYPSSMSFNYDATTDLALPIIFPGDTNAQVLSWDKQDKLTIQGYVRGPNNTGSYQNFYRWYACETYYGSYNYKNLAWALGADEPENESCVPVTVTRTFV; via the coding sequence ATGAAGACATCATCCATCCTCCTATCCCTCGCGGCGGCTGCCATTGCCATTGCCCAAGACCCGTTTTACAACATCACAACCCCGCCATTCAATCTTCTCGTCGCATCCGATGACGGATCTATCGACACCACCCTTAGTGCCTGCCATATCGGAGCAGCCCTTGAGTCGCTTTGCCTCAGCGACGCCGACTTCGGTAGTAGCCCTACTACTCTCCGCCCCGCAGAGTTCCAATTCAACTCTTCCATCTACTCCCAGACACCCGATGAAACCACATCCTCGACCGGCATCCTGACCTGGTGGTTGAGAACTGATGCCGACACCAAATACCCCTCATCCATGTCCTTCAACTACGACGCGACCACCGATCTCGCGCTTCCCATCATCTTCCCAGGTGATACAAACGCGCAGGTGCTGTCTTGGGATAAGCAAGACAAATTGACCATCCAAGGCTACGTTCGGGGCCCCAACAACACCGGTAGCTACCAGAACTTCTACCGCTGGTACGCTTGCGAGACATACTATGGAAGCTACAACTACAAGAACTTGGCCTGGGCACTGGGAGCAGACGAACCAGAGAACGAGAGCTGTGTCCCAGTCACCGTGACGAGGACCTTTGTTTGA
- a CDS encoding SdaC, Amino acid permease, translated as MADTPQTTAGGNPKEARVLEQHLDPSYDYSEFDPATPPQEDGAESSANSTDRQVPESSLRLQGGDIHRDLYKIAAQNRRQKLHQRAATFSDAIHFGNNSAPSVSDVDHDELPVRDQLAPGGLRRQFLQRQSKRVSYISEPVTRNFISFLELYGNFAGEDLEESDDESAIQDEEDEGERRPLLGRRQSSKRLRAQGDADQVKTFFTLLKAFIGTGIMFLPKAFKNGGMLFSSITMIMVSAITALCFELLLSTRKRYGGGGYGDLGQIVVGPKFRALILVSITLSQIGFVCAGLIFTADNLASFLDAVSHVKDPLSTNALIGIQIAVLIPMSFIRNISKLGPAALLADVFILIGLTYIYWYDISWIAKMGGFHPSVELFNPRDFTMTIGSAIFTFEGIGLILPIQSSMKEPEHFSKLLYLVMMIITVIFTSVGVLCYGTFGEHVSVEVITNFPQSSKLVNAVQFLYSMAVLVGTPVQLFPAMRNIELKIFGRASGKQSNMTKWKKNAFRTSLVILCGLIAILGASDLDKFVALIGSFACVPLVYIYPAYLHYKGVASRPWERFGDITMMVVGLVAMVYTTSVTLARWSET; from the coding sequence ATGGCCGATACGCCGCAGACGACTGCAGGTGGCAACCCCAAGGAGGCAAGGGTCCTCGAACAACATCTGGACCCAAGCTACGATTATTCAGAATTCGATCCAGCGACACCACCACAGGAAGACGGTGCAGAGAGCTCTGCAAATTCAACTGACCGACAGGTTCCGGAATCCTCTTTGCGGCTACAGGGTGGCGACATCCACCGTGACCTGTATAAAATTGCAGCACAGAACAGACGCCAAAAGCTACATCAACGAGCAGCAACCTTTTCCGATGCTATTCACTTTGGCAACAACTCAGCGCCTTCGGTCTCAGACGTTGACCATGATGAGCTACCCGTTCGGGATCAACTTGCGCCAGGAGGCTTGAGGCGACAATTTCTGCAGCGGCAAAGCAAGCGTGTTAGCTACATTTCAGAACCCGTGACGCGAAACTTTATTTCCTTCCTGGAACTGTACGGCAATTTCGCTGGTGAAGACCTTGAGGAATCGGACGATGAATCGGCCATCCAAGATGAAGAGGACGAAGGCGAACGGAGACCGCTGCTTGGACGTCGACAGAGCTCCAAGAGACTGCGGGCTCAGGGTGATGCTGATCAAGTTAAGACCTTCTTTACGCTTTTGAAGGCGTTTATCGGTACCGGGATAATGTTTCTGCCCAAAGCGTTCAAGAATGGTGGAATGCTGTTTTCATCCATAACCATGATCATGGTGTCTGCAATTACAGCGCTCTGCTTTGAACTGCTTCTGTCGACGAGAAAGAGATACGGTGGTGGTGGTTATGGTGATCTGGGTCAAATTGTGGTTGGGCCAAAGTTCCGAGCGCTCATTCTGGTCTCCATCACGCTTTCGCAAATTGGTTTCGTGTGTGCTGGTCTCATCTTCACGGCGGACAATCTTGCGTCGTTCCTTGACGCTGTATCTCACGTCAAGGATCCCCTATCGACGAATGCGCTCATCGGCATCCAGATCGCCGTTCTGATTCCAATGTCCTTCATTAGGAACATCTCCAAGCTCGGACCTGCCGCTTTACTCGCCGATGTCTTCATCCTTATCGGCCTGACCTACATCTACTGGTATGACATCTCTTGGATCGCCAAGATGGGCGGCTTTCATCCTTCGGTTGAGCTTTTCAACCCACGCGACTTCACTATGACCATCGGTTCAGCTATCTTCACTTTCGAAGGCATCGGGCTTATTCTTCCTATTCAATCAAGCATGAAAGAGCCTGAACATTTCAGCAAGCTACTTTACCTCGTCATGATGATTATTACCGTCATCTTTACGTCTGTAGGTGTGCTTTGCTACGGTACCTTTGGCGAACACGTCTCCGTCGAGGTCATTACCAATTTCCCGCAATCCAGCAAGCTCGTCAACGCCGTGCAGTTCCTATACTCCATGGCCGTGCTTGTCGGCACTCCAGTCCAACTCTTCCCCGCCATGCGTAACATCGAACTCAAGATCTTCGGTCGCGCTTCCGGAAAGCAGAGCAACATGACAAAGTGGAAGAAGAACGCCTTCAGGACTAGTTTGGTCATTCTCTGCGGATTGATTGCCATTCTCGGGGCTAGCGACCTCGACAAATTCGTCGCGCTCATCGGAAGCTTTGCTTGTGTACCGCTCGTGTACATTTACCCGGCGTACCTACATTACAAGGGTGTGGCTAGTCGTCCTTGGGAGAGGTTCGGTGACATTACGATGATGGTGGTTGGTCTCGTTGCTATGGTATACACGACCAGTGTTACACTCGCGAGATGGTCCGAGACTTAG